ACCAAGCCGCGCATTCTTATTCTGGATGAGCCAACGCGCGGCATCGATGTCGGGGCCAAAGCGGAAATCCACAAGCTGGTTTGCGAGATGGCGCGCCAGGGCGTCGCTGTCATCATGATTTCCTCCGAAATGCCGGAGGTTCTGGGAATGAGCGACCGCATCATGGTCATGCATGAAGGTCGGGTGACCGGCTTCCTTGATAGAAGTGAAGCCACGCAGGTGAAGGTGATGGATCTCGCATCGCGGTGAGGCGCGCCGGGATTTCTCGAGGAGGAATTATTATGACTACGAACGCCGCCGACGTGGAGTTGGGTGCAAAATCTGGACGCAAGCCGCACCGGCGCATACCGCCCGAGGCCAATATTTTCTTCGTTCTGATCGGCATTGCGCTGGTCTATGAAATCCTCGGCTGGATTTTCATCGGCCAGAGCTTTTTGATGAATCAGCAGCGCCTGACGATCATGATCCTGCAGGTGTCTGTCATCGGCATCATCGCCGTTGGCGTGACGCAGGTCATCATCACCGGCGGCATCGATCTTTCTTCCGGCTCCGTTGTCGGCCTGACCGCGATGTTGTCCGCGAGCGTCGGGCAGTCATCGACATGGCCCCGGGCGCTTTATCCTGGTTTGACCGATCTGCCTTTTTTCATTCCGCTGGCGGTCGGTGTTCTGGCTGGTGCATTGGCGGGTTTCATTAACGGCCAGCTTATTGCCCGAACCAAAATTCCGCCGTTCATCGCCACACTCGGCATGATGGTGACAGCGCGCGGTCTTTCAAAATGGTACACAAAGGGTCAGCCGATCTCCGGGCTCACCGATGGCTTCAATTTCATCGGCACTGGCATCTGGCCGGTCGTGGTGTTCCTCGTCGTCGCCGTCATCTTCCATGTGGCGCTGCGCTATACGCGTTACGGCAAGTTTACCTATGCGATCGGCGCCAACCAGCAGGCCGCACGCGTGTCCGGTATCAATATCGAGGCGCATCTGGTCAAGGTCTATGCGATTGCCGGTCTGCTCGCAGGTCTTGCCGGTGTCGTCACCGCGGCCCGTGCGCAGACCGCACAGGCCGGTATGGGCGTGATGTATGAGCTTGATGCCATCGCCGCAGCCGTAATCGGCGGCACGTCGCTGGCCGGCGGCGCGGGACGTATCACCGGAACCGTGATCGGCACGATCATTCTGGGTGTCATGACGTCCGGCTTCACATTCCTCAGGGTCGACGCCTACTATCAGGAGATCGTCAAAGGCCTGATCATCGTCGCCGCCGTGGTGGCCGACGTCTACCGCCAGAAGAAGCGCGCAAAGCGCTAAATCCTCCTCCTCCCGAACTGGGGCAAGCTTTCAGGGCTTGCCCCTTTTTTATGTCCTGACGACAGGCGCGTGCTTGCGCCCCACAGCGCAGCGGGATCAGACCTTGCTGTCTCGGTAGGCGTGGACAGCTTTGCCGAAGGCTTCGAACAGCGCCCGCGATGGCGCATCCGTTTCGGCCCAATATTCCGGATGCCACTGTACACCGACAGCAAAGCCTTTGGCGTCTAAAACCGAGACGGCCTCGATGGTGCCGTCCGCCGCCGTTGCTTCCACCTGCAGACGCGGTGCGGTTTCGGCGATCGCCTGCCGGTGCAGTGAATTGATCTGGATTTCGCCCGACATGCCGAGATGCTGTGCGATGCAGGAGCCTTCGCTCACATGAACCGGCTGGCGAATGGCGAAGGCCACGTCGCGATCGTCATGTTCCGGCTTGCGGTGGTCCCATGTGCCGGGCTGCTCCTGGATTTCGGACGCCAGCGTGCCGCCAAGCGCCACGTTCAGCTCCTGAATGCCACGGCAGATGGCGAGCATTGGAATTCCGCGCTCGATGGTGCGGCGAATGAGCGGCAGGCTGGTGGCATCGCGGGCTGGATCGAAAGGACCGTCACTCTCTTGTGCCTCTTTTCCGTAGAGCGAAGGGTGCACGTTGGTCGCGGAGCCGGATACCAGCAGGCCATCCACCCGGTCCAGAATGGCGTCGATCTCATTGCCATTCTCGAATGCGGGGACGACGAAGGACATGACGCCGGCGACTTTCAGAGCGGCGGAAAGATACTGGTTCTGCGCGGCGTGCCAGTCGGCTCCGGCAAAATGCCTGATGTCGGCGGGAACGGCGATGATGGGTTTTGGCATGATTGCTCCGAGACGAATTTTCGAAATTTGTGGGGCTGCCGGTCCGCCAAGTCAAGCGCTGCTTACACCAGCTCTCAACCGCGCATGCACCTAAAGTATAAGGCGATGCCGCGATATTTCGGTTGCAAATAAAACGCGAAGAAAATTCCCCGGCTGACAGGTTCTTCCTCCATTAATTCTCTGTTCAGGCGCTTGTCAGTCGGGCTCCAACCGTGCTTACTTTGTGTTGCCTGAACAGCAACGAGGGGAATTCAAAGCTGCAGGCAGCGTTCATATCTGGGAGGATATAGATGGATCGCCGTTCCTTTATGAGAAAAGGTGCGCTTGCGGGAGCTGCCACGGCAGCACTGGCTGCGCCCGCCATTGCGCAGCAAAATACCAAGATCACCTGGCGCCTGACGTCATCGTTTCCGAAATCACTCGACACGATCTATGGCGGCGCAGAGGATATTTCCAAACATGTGGCCGCCGCGACGGATGGCAATTTCACCATTCAGCCCTTTGCCGCTGGGGAAATCGTGCCTGGTCTGCAGGCGGCCGATGCGGTGTCTTCGGGCACCGTCGAAATGTGCCACACCTGCTCCTATTATTATGTCGGCAAGGACCCGACCTTCGCCATCGGCACGGCCATACCCTTCGGCCTTAATGCTCGCCTGACGAACTCTTGGTTCTATGAGGGCAACGGCAACAAATTGCTGAACGAGTTTTACGCCAAGCACAATCTTTACGGCATGATTTCTGGCAACACCGGCGCCCAGATGGGTGGATGGTTCCGCAAGGAAATCAACACGGTTGATGACTTCAAGGGCGTGAAGATGCGTATCGCCGGTCTCGCCGGCAAGGTGGTTGAAAAGCTCGGCGTCGTGCCGCAGCAGATCGCCGGCGGCGATATTTACCCGGCGCTCGAAAAGGGCACCATCGATGCGGCGGAATGGGTTGGCCCTTACGACGACCACAAGCTCGGCTTCCAGAAAGTGGCGAAGTATTATTATTATCCGGCCTTCTGGGAAGGCGGTCCGGTCATCCACTCCTTTGTCAATCTCGACAAGTGGAACAGCCTGCCGAAGCACTACCAGACGGCTCTGCAGGACGCCTGCGCCTTCGCAAATACCAATATGATGGCGAAATACGACGCCAGGAACCCGATCGCCATCAAGCAGCTAGTGTCTGAAGGTGCTGTGCTGCGGCCGTTCAGCCAGGAAATTCTCGAGGCTTGCTATAAATCGGCGCTCGAGGTCTACGCCAATATTTCGGCGTCCAATCCTGACTTCAAGAAAATCTACGAGGATCAGGTAGCCTTCAAGCGCGAGGGATATCTCTGGATGCAGCTCGCTGAATATACTTTCGACACCTTCATGATGATCCAGCAGCGCAACGGCAAGCTCTGATCATTCGGCAACGGCGGCGGCCCGGGCAAAGGCCTCGGAGACTTCGGTCTCCGGGGTTTTTGTTGCTCGCTTATACTTTCGCGGATTCGAAAAAGTGGATGGCGATTTATAACGCCTCTGAGAACGAAGGCGGCGGCCCGTGAACAGCCGGGGCAGGCCGGTGAAATAGCACGATGTCCTCTGCGAACCTGCCATTGGGCGCGGGTTCGAAAACGTCGTGCAAGTCGTTCGTCAGCGGAAGGAGCCGGGCAGGCTGGTTGCGATGGTCTGGTTTGATTCAAAAACGTGGAAGGCAAGGGGCAACCTTGCCTTCCACGTTGCTGTCAGCAGCTTTGCGCCGATCTATCTATAAGTCGGTCGTCAGGGCCCGATTTTCGGGGGCTCGCCCAGATTCGGCGTGCCCGGCAACCCTCCCGGCTGGCCCCCCGGCAGGCCGAAGTTCGGCATCGTGTTACCACCCTGATTGCCGAAGGCTGGTATTTCGATCTTGATGGA
This sequence is a window from Agrobacterium tumefaciens. Protein-coding genes within it:
- a CDS encoding TRAP transporter substrate-binding protein, with amino-acid sequence MDRRSFMRKGALAGAATAALAAPAIAQQNTKITWRLTSSFPKSLDTIYGGAEDISKHVAAATDGNFTIQPFAAGEIVPGLQAADAVSSGTVEMCHTCSYYYVGKDPTFAIGTAIPFGLNARLTNSWFYEGNGNKLLNEFYAKHNLYGMISGNTGAQMGGWFRKEINTVDDFKGVKMRIAGLAGKVVEKLGVVPQQIAGGDIYPALEKGTIDAAEWVGPYDDHKLGFQKVAKYYYYPAFWEGGPVIHSFVNLDKWNSLPKHYQTALQDACAFANTNMMAKYDARNPIAIKQLVSEGAVLRPFSQEILEACYKSALEVYANISASNPDFKKIYEDQVAFKREGYLWMQLAEYTFDTFMMIQQRNGKL
- a CDS encoding ABC transporter permease; protein product: MTTNAADVELGAKSGRKPHRRIPPEANIFFVLIGIALVYEILGWIFIGQSFLMNQQRLTIMILQVSVIGIIAVGVTQVIITGGIDLSSGSVVGLTAMLSASVGQSSTWPRALYPGLTDLPFFIPLAVGVLAGALAGFINGQLIARTKIPPFIATLGMMVTARGLSKWYTKGQPISGLTDGFNFIGTGIWPVVVFLVVAVIFHVALRYTRYGKFTYAIGANQQAARVSGINIEAHLVKVYAIAGLLAGLAGVVTAARAQTAQAGMGVMYELDAIAAAVIGGTSLAGGAGRITGTVIGTIILGVMTSGFTFLRVDAYYQEIVKGLIIVAAVVADVYRQKKRAKR
- a CDS encoding gamma-glutamyl-gamma-aminobutyrate hydrolase family protein, coding for MPKPIIAVPADIRHFAGADWHAAQNQYLSAALKVAGVMSFVVPAFENGNEIDAILDRVDGLLVSGSATNVHPSLYGKEAQESDGPFDPARDATSLPLIRRTIERGIPMLAICRGIQELNVALGGTLASEIQEQPGTWDHRKPEHDDRDVAFAIRQPVHVSEGSCIAQHLGMSGEIQINSLHRQAIAETAPRLQVEATAADGTIEAVSVLDAKGFAVGVQWHPEYWAETDAPSRALFEAFGKAVHAYRDSKV